The Neodiprion fabricii isolate iyNeoFabr1 chromosome 4, iyNeoFabr1.1, whole genome shotgun sequence genome window below encodes:
- the LOC124180614 gene encoding atrophin-1-like isoform X1 — protein sequence MMEIEVKQRNQRNRRRERAQRMLAQRESIANAKQQQQQQQQGLAGLGLGGDPSDPRTTGDDSHSGEDEPGPPHGLARGRGRVRAREKHPRPPRPRKKSSLNHKEPPFEEDIVDGFAILAFRTYEELESAIKLAGKNNVKKLHTLLSIADEKPKVDTGQHNRHSGEHHIKNHFKHNHYTHNSILTPSTLTQGLDAGTSDDSGRASEQLHGPSIPRDCQDPDSSRDHLSDASSHCSSGKGYICDSEGEDDKGSDAESILFESSTPSPLARKFELPSSSPHVLPPTNGAGGTPPDTGGQISNPATDAPAPIPPPVPATAPAPTVPSPPSPTLPPHISQPPMTSPLAANPRAIAPQQRPASPALPPPSLPQQPHTAIPVLHPPNVPIVSSSHTTSPAVASLGVTPAAPSNGAATTSYPPPLPMAAYPQTQPSYPPLYTPYTALNHSPYLPPSVPSPSHSASSRADVRGSRASPCTNINKQVSGNNMMNHSNTPLSAATTTCVSTITNTVTTANTIAHRDIMACSLAGRNNNSPRGHSPNRERDSYSSNVSSLSRGSITPVSVPNTSSPASSSLPAYSKAQGWISSGTTSQLSPATATSVPRPTPPPVSLGMHSFPPPMFAAPLPPPVSTSSPHTSMPSLPPSTSNPNPFSAESLFQSRVSHVAGQTDMLRRELDSRFLASQERGVGVGNLGPPPYLRTEMHHHQHQHTHVHQHTTPMLPPPTATSLFPPPIFKDIPKIGGVDSPFFRGNLNMSSYSGFNAGLMHPGMGPPSTPFVPPNHMTSFAPKNLKFQKTGKWNAMHVRIAWEIYHHQQKQQADAKAGGVVSGKTELLRPPGHLYPGGPGTGLGMGSPMAPPFSANLPPTHAPHPPPHPVTFLSNPGSHMGAGMSPFGRYPTTFGAPNPNFPGLSGFPPPPREMSSLGGLGSVHDPWRGLQRTNPGYPPTTVSWNLKPEPPVIDRRAEIEERERERERERERERERERVRREREREEQRERERREREKEEKRKQEAAERERERERRDKERREMERREMERERLLHHSRMPVNSGRDRSPLRNGSTPIDASEVRVKEEPRSKDDDVVMLSRPPPQGPGHLSDARYHPHPHSHSHPHSYLARHSHSMPHSLSRTMMPTLTSHPMQHFPPPPSATQGAPWPGDPFRDPYRYDPLQQLRYNPLMAAAALRAEEEERAKLYAGYAPPVNPMRSKGPSPGPLSNLHMHHRAGPGPGVSVRPLEPSLMHNDIHKKEDASQSR from the exons ATGATGGAGATCGAAGTTAAGCAAAGAAATCAACGAAATCGGCGCAGGGAGCGAGCGCAACGGATGCTGGCCCAAAGGGAGAGTATCGCGAACGCcaagcaacagcagcagcaacagcagcagggTTTAGCAGGATTGGGACTCGGGGGTGATCCGAGCGATCCTCGTACCACGGGAGACGACAGTCACAGCGGCGAGGACGAACCTGGACCGCCTCACGGACTGGCTCGAGGACGGGGCAGAGTGCGGGCTCGTGAAAAACATCCCCGACCACCTCGCCCGCGGAAAAAGTCATCCCTCAATCACAAGGAGCCCCCCTTCGAGGAGGACATCGTCGACGGTTTTGCCATCCTTGCATTTCGCACCTACGAGGAACTCGAG aGTGCAATTAAGCTTGCTgggaaaaataatgtaaagaAACTGCACACGCTGTTATCGATAGCTGATGAAAAACCCAAGGTAGACACCGGCCAGCACAACCGACACAGTGGTGAACACCAcatcaaaaatcattttaaacaCAACCATTATACCCATAATTCCATTCTGACACCATCTACACTTACCCag gGCCTCGATGCAGGTACAAGCGACGATAGCGGTAGAGCCTCTGAGCAGTTGCACGGACCTAGCATACCGAGGGATTGCCAAGACCCTGACAGTTCAAGGGACCATCTTAGCGAC GCTAGCAGTCATTGCAGTTCGGGTAAAGGCTATATC TGTGATAGTGAAGGAGAAGACGATAAG GGATCAGATGCTGAGTCAATACTCTTTGAATCTTCTACCCCATCTCCTCTTGCACGTAAAT tTGAGTTGCCATCTTCTTCACCTCATGTACTGCCTCCGACAAATGGGGCAGGAGGAACACCTCCAGATACGGGTggacaaatttcaaatccaGCAACAGACGCACCAGCCCCAATACCACCCCCAGTGCCTGCCACTGCACCAGCACCTACGGTGCCCAGTCCTCCTAGCCCTACGCTACCTCCTCACATATCCCAGCCGCCC ATGACCAGTCCGCTAGCAGCGAATCCACGTGCAATAGCTCCGCAGCAGCGGCCTGCATCTCCAGCCCTTCCGCCTCCATCTTTGCCTCAACAACCACATACCGCTATACCAGTGTTACATCCACCGAACGTACCAATTGTGTCCTCCAGTCACACTACCAGTCCTGCAGTGGCTAGTCTAGGAGTCACTCCAGCGGCCCCATCAAACGGGGCAGCAACTACGAGCTATCCACCTCCGTTACCTATGGCAGCTTATCCCCAAACACAGCCATCGTATCCTCCGCTTTACACACCGTATACCGCTCTGAATCACAGTCCGTATCTTCCCCCTAGTGTGCCGTCGCCCTCTCATTCAGCTTCTTCGAGAGCAGATGTG AGAGGAAGCAGGGCCTCGCCTTGCACAAATATAAACAAACAAGTTTCTGGAAACAACATGATGAACCACAGTAATACTCCGCTCAGTGCCGCGACAACGACATGTGTATCTACTATAACTAATACAGTCACGACAGCCAATACAATTGCACACAGAGATATTATGGCATGCAGCTTAGCTggacgaaataataattcacctcGCGGCCACAGTCCTAATCGTGAACGAGACAGTTATAG CAGCAACGTGAGTAGCCTAAGTCGAGGCAGTATAACACCTGTCAGTGTGCCAAACACATCCTCCCCAGCCAGTTCTAGTCTACCTGCTTATTCCAAGGCTCAAGGATGGATCAG CAGTGGTACAACATCCCAGTTATCGCCAGCCACGGCAACTTCGGTGCCCAGACCTACACCTCCTCCTGTATCGTTAGGAATGCATTCTTTTCCACCACCTATGTTCGCTGCTCCGCTACCGCCGCCAGTTTCTACCTCGAGTCCACATACATCGATGCCATCGCTTCCACCATCCACGTCAAATCCAAATCCATTTTCTGCAGAATCGCTTTTTCAATCTA GGGTGAGTCATGTTGCAGGTCAGACGGACATGTTACGGAGAGAATTGGACAGCAGGTTTCTTGCCTCTCAAGAACGCGGCGTAGGTGTTGGAAATCTTGGTCCTCCGCCGTACCTTCGTACTGAAATGCATCATCATCAACACCAGCACACTCATGTACACCAACATACCACACCGATGCTTCCACCTCCAACAGCGACGTCACTTTTTCCTCCCCCAATT tTTAAGGACATTCCAAAAATCGGAGGTGTTGACTCTCCCTTTTTTCGTGGCAACCTCAACATGTCCAGTTACTCTGGTTTTAATGCTGGACTCATGCATCCTGGAATGGGTCCACCTTCAACGCCGTTTGTTCCTCCGAATCATATGACTTCGTTCGCACCAAAG aatttaaaatttcagaagACGGGAAAATGGAATGCAATGCACGTACGCATTGCTTGGGAAATTTACCACCATCAGCAGAAGCAGCAAGCTGATGCAAAGGCTGGTGGTGTCGTCAGCGGGAAGACGGAGCTCCTGAGGCCACCCGGGCATTTATATCCAGGTGGACCAGGAACTGGTCTAGGAATGGGTAGTCCAATGGCACCCCCGTTCTCAGCAAATCTACCACCGACACATGCACCACATCCACCGCCCCATCCAGTTACATTTCTTTCAAATCCTGGCTCTCACATGG GAGCGGGGATGTCGCCTTTCGGAAGGTATCCGACAACGTTCGGTGCACCTAATCCAAACTTCCCTGGACTGTCAGGATTTCCACCTCCCCCGCGAGAGATGTCGTCGCTGGGAGGTTTGGGATCCGTTCACGACCCGTGGCGAGG GTTACAACGCACGAATCCTGGATATCCTCCAACGACAGTGTCGTGGAATTTGAAGCCAGAACCTCCTGTGATAGACAGACGAGCTGAGATAGAAGAAAGAGAACGTGAAAGGGAACGTGAACGGGAGCGGGAACGCGAACGTGAAAGAGTACGACGAGAGCGGGAGAGGGAGGAGCAACGCGAGCGGGAGAGGCGAGAGCGTGAGAAGGAGGAAAAGCGAAAACAGGAAGCGGCTGAGCGTGAGAGGGAGCGTGAAAGGAGAGACAAAGAGCGGAGAGAAAtggaaagaagagaaatggaGCGAGAACGATTGCTTCATCACAGTCGCATGCCGGTAAACAGCGGCAGAGATCGTTCACCTCTGCGAAATGGCTCGACTCCGATCGACGCGAGCGAAGTGAGGGTGAAGGAAGAACCACGCAGCAAAGACGACGACGTCGTTATGCTTTCCAGGCCACCTCCCCAAGGACCCGGCCATCTTTCCGACGCGAGGTATCATCCGCATCCTCATTCACATTCGCATCCGCACTCGTACCTTGCCAGGCATTCTCACAGCATGCCTCATTCTTTGTCCCGAACTATGATGCCGACGCTAACTTCTCATCCGATGCAACATTTTCCACCACCTCCGAGTGCAACGCAGGGTGCACCGTGGCCCGGTGATCCGTTTAGAGATCCGTATCGGTATGATCCTTTGCAGCAGCTTCGTTACAATCCACTGATGGCCGCTGCTGCGCTTAGAgctgaagaagaagagagggCGAAACTTTATGCAGGTTACGCTCCCCCAGTGAATCCTATGCGAAGCAAAGGTCCGAGTCCAGGTCCACTGAGTAATCTTCACATGCATCACAGAGCTGGTCCTGGACCAGGAGTATCTGTCCGACCTTTAGAGCCGTCACTTATGCATAATGATATTCATAAAAAAGAAGATGCTTCACAGTCTCGATGA
- the LOC124180614 gene encoding atrophin-1-like isoform X3 — MMEIEVKQRNQRNRRRERAQRMLAQRESIANAKQQQQQQQQGLAGLGLGGDPSDPRTTGDDSHSGEDEPGPPHGLARGRGRVRAREKHPRPPRPRKKSSLNHKEPPFEEDIVDGFAILAFRTYEELESAIKLAGKNNVKKLHTLLSIADEKPKVDTGQHNRHSGEHHIKNHFKHNHYTHNSILTPSTLTQGLDAGTSDDSGRASEQLHGPSIPRDCQDPDSSRDHLSDASSHCSSGKGYICDSEGEDDKGSDAESILFESSTPSPLARKFELPSSSPHVLPPTNGAGGTPPDTGGQISNPATDAPAPIPPPVPATAPAPTVPSPPSPTLPPHISQPPMTSPLAANPRAIAPQQRPASPALPPPSLPQQPHTAIPVLHPPNVPIVSSSHTTSPAVASLGVTPAAPSNGAATTSYPPPLPMAAYPQTQPSYPPLYTPYTALNHSPYLPPSVPSPSHSASSRADVRGSRASPCTNINKQVSGNNMMNHSNTPLSAATTTCVSTITNTVTTANTIAHRDIMACSLAGRNNNSPRGHSPNRERDSYSSNVSSLSRGSITPVSVPNTSSPASSSLPAYSKAQGWISSGTTSQLSPATATSVPRPTPPPVSLGMHSFPPPMFAAPLPPPVSTSSPHTSMPSLPPSTSNPNPFSAESLFQSRVSHVAGQTDMLRRELDSRFLASQERGVGVGNLGPPPYLRTEMHHHQHQHTHVHQHTTPMLPPPTATSLFPPPIFKDIPKIGGVDSPFFRGNLNMSSYSGFNAGLMHPGMGPPSTPFVPPNHMTSFAPKKTGKWNAMHVRIAWEIYHHQQKQQADAKAGGVVSGKTELLRPPGHLYPGGPGTGLGMGSPMAPPFSANLPPTHAPHPPPHPVTFLSNPGSHMGAGMSPFGRYPTTFGAPNPNFPGLSGFPPPPREMSSLGGLGSVHDPWRGLQRTNPGYPPTTVSWNLKPEPPVIDRRAEIEERERERERERERERERERVRREREREEQRERERREREKEEKRKQEAAERERERERRDKERREMERREMERERLLHHSRMPVNSGRDRSPLRNGSTPIDASEVRVKEEPRSKDDDVVMLSRPPPQGPGHLSDARYHPHPHSHSHPHSYLARHSHSMPHSLSRTMMPTLTSHPMQHFPPPPSATQGAPWPGDPFRDPYRYDPLQQLRYNPLMAAAALRAEEEERAKLYAGYAPPVNPMRSKGPSPGPLSNLHMHHRAGPGPGVSVRPLEPSLMHNDIHKKEDASQSR; from the exons ATGATGGAGATCGAAGTTAAGCAAAGAAATCAACGAAATCGGCGCAGGGAGCGAGCGCAACGGATGCTGGCCCAAAGGGAGAGTATCGCGAACGCcaagcaacagcagcagcaacagcagcagggTTTAGCAGGATTGGGACTCGGGGGTGATCCGAGCGATCCTCGTACCACGGGAGACGACAGTCACAGCGGCGAGGACGAACCTGGACCGCCTCACGGACTGGCTCGAGGACGGGGCAGAGTGCGGGCTCGTGAAAAACATCCCCGACCACCTCGCCCGCGGAAAAAGTCATCCCTCAATCACAAGGAGCCCCCCTTCGAGGAGGACATCGTCGACGGTTTTGCCATCCTTGCATTTCGCACCTACGAGGAACTCGAG aGTGCAATTAAGCTTGCTgggaaaaataatgtaaagaAACTGCACACGCTGTTATCGATAGCTGATGAAAAACCCAAGGTAGACACCGGCCAGCACAACCGACACAGTGGTGAACACCAcatcaaaaatcattttaaacaCAACCATTATACCCATAATTCCATTCTGACACCATCTACACTTACCCag gGCCTCGATGCAGGTACAAGCGACGATAGCGGTAGAGCCTCTGAGCAGTTGCACGGACCTAGCATACCGAGGGATTGCCAAGACCCTGACAGTTCAAGGGACCATCTTAGCGAC GCTAGCAGTCATTGCAGTTCGGGTAAAGGCTATATC TGTGATAGTGAAGGAGAAGACGATAAG GGATCAGATGCTGAGTCAATACTCTTTGAATCTTCTACCCCATCTCCTCTTGCACGTAAAT tTGAGTTGCCATCTTCTTCACCTCATGTACTGCCTCCGACAAATGGGGCAGGAGGAACACCTCCAGATACGGGTggacaaatttcaaatccaGCAACAGACGCACCAGCCCCAATACCACCCCCAGTGCCTGCCACTGCACCAGCACCTACGGTGCCCAGTCCTCCTAGCCCTACGCTACCTCCTCACATATCCCAGCCGCCC ATGACCAGTCCGCTAGCAGCGAATCCACGTGCAATAGCTCCGCAGCAGCGGCCTGCATCTCCAGCCCTTCCGCCTCCATCTTTGCCTCAACAACCACATACCGCTATACCAGTGTTACATCCACCGAACGTACCAATTGTGTCCTCCAGTCACACTACCAGTCCTGCAGTGGCTAGTCTAGGAGTCACTCCAGCGGCCCCATCAAACGGGGCAGCAACTACGAGCTATCCACCTCCGTTACCTATGGCAGCTTATCCCCAAACACAGCCATCGTATCCTCCGCTTTACACACCGTATACCGCTCTGAATCACAGTCCGTATCTTCCCCCTAGTGTGCCGTCGCCCTCTCATTCAGCTTCTTCGAGAGCAGATGTG AGAGGAAGCAGGGCCTCGCCTTGCACAAATATAAACAAACAAGTTTCTGGAAACAACATGATGAACCACAGTAATACTCCGCTCAGTGCCGCGACAACGACATGTGTATCTACTATAACTAATACAGTCACGACAGCCAATACAATTGCACACAGAGATATTATGGCATGCAGCTTAGCTggacgaaataataattcacctcGCGGCCACAGTCCTAATCGTGAACGAGACAGTTATAG CAGCAACGTGAGTAGCCTAAGTCGAGGCAGTATAACACCTGTCAGTGTGCCAAACACATCCTCCCCAGCCAGTTCTAGTCTACCTGCTTATTCCAAGGCTCAAGGATGGATCAG CAGTGGTACAACATCCCAGTTATCGCCAGCCACGGCAACTTCGGTGCCCAGACCTACACCTCCTCCTGTATCGTTAGGAATGCATTCTTTTCCACCACCTATGTTCGCTGCTCCGCTACCGCCGCCAGTTTCTACCTCGAGTCCACATACATCGATGCCATCGCTTCCACCATCCACGTCAAATCCAAATCCATTTTCTGCAGAATCGCTTTTTCAATCTA GGGTGAGTCATGTTGCAGGTCAGACGGACATGTTACGGAGAGAATTGGACAGCAGGTTTCTTGCCTCTCAAGAACGCGGCGTAGGTGTTGGAAATCTTGGTCCTCCGCCGTACCTTCGTACTGAAATGCATCATCATCAACACCAGCACACTCATGTACACCAACATACCACACCGATGCTTCCACCTCCAACAGCGACGTCACTTTTTCCTCCCCCAATT tTTAAGGACATTCCAAAAATCGGAGGTGTTGACTCTCCCTTTTTTCGTGGCAACCTCAACATGTCCAGTTACTCTGGTTTTAATGCTGGACTCATGCATCCTGGAATGGGTCCACCTTCAACGCCGTTTGTTCCTCCGAATCATATGACTTCGTTCGCACCAAAG aagACGGGAAAATGGAATGCAATGCACGTACGCATTGCTTGGGAAATTTACCACCATCAGCAGAAGCAGCAAGCTGATGCAAAGGCTGGTGGTGTCGTCAGCGGGAAGACGGAGCTCCTGAGGCCACCCGGGCATTTATATCCAGGTGGACCAGGAACTGGTCTAGGAATGGGTAGTCCAATGGCACCCCCGTTCTCAGCAAATCTACCACCGACACATGCACCACATCCACCGCCCCATCCAGTTACATTTCTTTCAAATCCTGGCTCTCACATGG GAGCGGGGATGTCGCCTTTCGGAAGGTATCCGACAACGTTCGGTGCACCTAATCCAAACTTCCCTGGACTGTCAGGATTTCCACCTCCCCCGCGAGAGATGTCGTCGCTGGGAGGTTTGGGATCCGTTCACGACCCGTGGCGAGG GTTACAACGCACGAATCCTGGATATCCTCCAACGACAGTGTCGTGGAATTTGAAGCCAGAACCTCCTGTGATAGACAGACGAGCTGAGATAGAAGAAAGAGAACGTGAAAGGGAACGTGAACGGGAGCGGGAACGCGAACGTGAAAGAGTACGACGAGAGCGGGAGAGGGAGGAGCAACGCGAGCGGGAGAGGCGAGAGCGTGAGAAGGAGGAAAAGCGAAAACAGGAAGCGGCTGAGCGTGAGAGGGAGCGTGAAAGGAGAGACAAAGAGCGGAGAGAAAtggaaagaagagaaatggaGCGAGAACGATTGCTTCATCACAGTCGCATGCCGGTAAACAGCGGCAGAGATCGTTCACCTCTGCGAAATGGCTCGACTCCGATCGACGCGAGCGAAGTGAGGGTGAAGGAAGAACCACGCAGCAAAGACGACGACGTCGTTATGCTTTCCAGGCCACCTCCCCAAGGACCCGGCCATCTTTCCGACGCGAGGTATCATCCGCATCCTCATTCACATTCGCATCCGCACTCGTACCTTGCCAGGCATTCTCACAGCATGCCTCATTCTTTGTCCCGAACTATGATGCCGACGCTAACTTCTCATCCGATGCAACATTTTCCACCACCTCCGAGTGCAACGCAGGGTGCACCGTGGCCCGGTGATCCGTTTAGAGATCCGTATCGGTATGATCCTTTGCAGCAGCTTCGTTACAATCCACTGATGGCCGCTGCTGCGCTTAGAgctgaagaagaagagagggCGAAACTTTATGCAGGTTACGCTCCCCCAGTGAATCCTATGCGAAGCAAAGGTCCGAGTCCAGGTCCACTGAGTAATCTTCACATGCATCACAGAGCTGGTCCTGGACCAGGAGTATCTGTCCGACCTTTAGAGCCGTCACTTATGCATAATGATATTCATAAAAAAGAAGATGCTTCACAGTCTCGATGA
- the LOC124180614 gene encoding atrophin-1-like isoform X2, with translation MMEIEVKQRNQRNRRRERAQRMLAQRESIANAKQQQQQQQQGLAGLGLGGDPSDPRTTGDDSHSGEDEPGPPHGLARGRGRVRAREKHPRPPRPRKKSSLNHKEPPFEEDIVDGFAILAFRTYEELESAIKLAGKNNVKKLHTLLSIADEKPKVDTGQHNRHSGEHHIKNHFKHNHYTHNSILTPSTLTQGLDAGTSDDSGRASEQLHGPSIPRDCQDPDSSRDHLSDASSHCSSGKGYICDSEGEDDKGSDAESILFESSTPSPLARKFELPSSSPHVLPPTNGAGGTPPDTGGQISNPATDAPAPIPPPVPATAPAPTVPSPPSPTLPPHISQPPMTSPLAANPRAIAPQQRPASPALPPPSLPQQPHTAIPVLHPPNVPIVSSSHTTSPAVASLGVTPAAPSNGAATTSYPPPLPMAAYPQTQPSYPPLYTPYTALNHSPYLPPSVPSPSHSASSRADVRGSRASPCTNINKQVSGNNMMNHSNTPLSAATTTCVSTITNTVTTANTIAHRDIMACSLAGRNNNSPRGHSPNRERDSYSNVSSLSRGSITPVSVPNTSSPASSSLPAYSKAQGWISSGTTSQLSPATATSVPRPTPPPVSLGMHSFPPPMFAAPLPPPVSTSSPHTSMPSLPPSTSNPNPFSAESLFQSRVSHVAGQTDMLRRELDSRFLASQERGVGVGNLGPPPYLRTEMHHHQHQHTHVHQHTTPMLPPPTATSLFPPPIFKDIPKIGGVDSPFFRGNLNMSSYSGFNAGLMHPGMGPPSTPFVPPNHMTSFAPKNLKFQKTGKWNAMHVRIAWEIYHHQQKQQADAKAGGVVSGKTELLRPPGHLYPGGPGTGLGMGSPMAPPFSANLPPTHAPHPPPHPVTFLSNPGSHMGAGMSPFGRYPTTFGAPNPNFPGLSGFPPPPREMSSLGGLGSVHDPWRGLQRTNPGYPPTTVSWNLKPEPPVIDRRAEIEERERERERERERERERERVRREREREEQRERERREREKEEKRKQEAAERERERERRDKERREMERREMERERLLHHSRMPVNSGRDRSPLRNGSTPIDASEVRVKEEPRSKDDDVVMLSRPPPQGPGHLSDARYHPHPHSHSHPHSYLARHSHSMPHSLSRTMMPTLTSHPMQHFPPPPSATQGAPWPGDPFRDPYRYDPLQQLRYNPLMAAAALRAEEEERAKLYAGYAPPVNPMRSKGPSPGPLSNLHMHHRAGPGPGVSVRPLEPSLMHNDIHKKEDASQSR, from the exons ATGATGGAGATCGAAGTTAAGCAAAGAAATCAACGAAATCGGCGCAGGGAGCGAGCGCAACGGATGCTGGCCCAAAGGGAGAGTATCGCGAACGCcaagcaacagcagcagcaacagcagcagggTTTAGCAGGATTGGGACTCGGGGGTGATCCGAGCGATCCTCGTACCACGGGAGACGACAGTCACAGCGGCGAGGACGAACCTGGACCGCCTCACGGACTGGCTCGAGGACGGGGCAGAGTGCGGGCTCGTGAAAAACATCCCCGACCACCTCGCCCGCGGAAAAAGTCATCCCTCAATCACAAGGAGCCCCCCTTCGAGGAGGACATCGTCGACGGTTTTGCCATCCTTGCATTTCGCACCTACGAGGAACTCGAG aGTGCAATTAAGCTTGCTgggaaaaataatgtaaagaAACTGCACACGCTGTTATCGATAGCTGATGAAAAACCCAAGGTAGACACCGGCCAGCACAACCGACACAGTGGTGAACACCAcatcaaaaatcattttaaacaCAACCATTATACCCATAATTCCATTCTGACACCATCTACACTTACCCag gGCCTCGATGCAGGTACAAGCGACGATAGCGGTAGAGCCTCTGAGCAGTTGCACGGACCTAGCATACCGAGGGATTGCCAAGACCCTGACAGTTCAAGGGACCATCTTAGCGAC GCTAGCAGTCATTGCAGTTCGGGTAAAGGCTATATC TGTGATAGTGAAGGAGAAGACGATAAG GGATCAGATGCTGAGTCAATACTCTTTGAATCTTCTACCCCATCTCCTCTTGCACGTAAAT tTGAGTTGCCATCTTCTTCACCTCATGTACTGCCTCCGACAAATGGGGCAGGAGGAACACCTCCAGATACGGGTggacaaatttcaaatccaGCAACAGACGCACCAGCCCCAATACCACCCCCAGTGCCTGCCACTGCACCAGCACCTACGGTGCCCAGTCCTCCTAGCCCTACGCTACCTCCTCACATATCCCAGCCGCCC ATGACCAGTCCGCTAGCAGCGAATCCACGTGCAATAGCTCCGCAGCAGCGGCCTGCATCTCCAGCCCTTCCGCCTCCATCTTTGCCTCAACAACCACATACCGCTATACCAGTGTTACATCCACCGAACGTACCAATTGTGTCCTCCAGTCACACTACCAGTCCTGCAGTGGCTAGTCTAGGAGTCACTCCAGCGGCCCCATCAAACGGGGCAGCAACTACGAGCTATCCACCTCCGTTACCTATGGCAGCTTATCCCCAAACACAGCCATCGTATCCTCCGCTTTACACACCGTATACCGCTCTGAATCACAGTCCGTATCTTCCCCCTAGTGTGCCGTCGCCCTCTCATTCAGCTTCTTCGAGAGCAGATGTG AGAGGAAGCAGGGCCTCGCCTTGCACAAATATAAACAAACAAGTTTCTGGAAACAACATGATGAACCACAGTAATACTCCGCTCAGTGCCGCGACAACGACATGTGTATCTACTATAACTAATACAGTCACGACAGCCAATACAATTGCACACAGAGATATTATGGCATGCAGCTTAGCTggacgaaataataattcacctcGCGGCCACAGTCCTAATCGTGAACGAGACAGTTATAG CAACGTGAGTAGCCTAAGTCGAGGCAGTATAACACCTGTCAGTGTGCCAAACACATCCTCCCCAGCCAGTTCTAGTCTACCTGCTTATTCCAAGGCTCAAGGATGGATCAG CAGTGGTACAACATCCCAGTTATCGCCAGCCACGGCAACTTCGGTGCCCAGACCTACACCTCCTCCTGTATCGTTAGGAATGCATTCTTTTCCACCACCTATGTTCGCTGCTCCGCTACCGCCGCCAGTTTCTACCTCGAGTCCACATACATCGATGCCATCGCTTCCACCATCCACGTCAAATCCAAATCCATTTTCTGCAGAATCGCTTTTTCAATCTA GGGTGAGTCATGTTGCAGGTCAGACGGACATGTTACGGAGAGAATTGGACAGCAGGTTTCTTGCCTCTCAAGAACGCGGCGTAGGTGTTGGAAATCTTGGTCCTCCGCCGTACCTTCGTACTGAAATGCATCATCATCAACACCAGCACACTCATGTACACCAACATACCACACCGATGCTTCCACCTCCAACAGCGACGTCACTTTTTCCTCCCCCAATT tTTAAGGACATTCCAAAAATCGGAGGTGTTGACTCTCCCTTTTTTCGTGGCAACCTCAACATGTCCAGTTACTCTGGTTTTAATGCTGGACTCATGCATCCTGGAATGGGTCCACCTTCAACGCCGTTTGTTCCTCCGAATCATATGACTTCGTTCGCACCAAAG aatttaaaatttcagaagACGGGAAAATGGAATGCAATGCACGTACGCATTGCTTGGGAAATTTACCACCATCAGCAGAAGCAGCAAGCTGATGCAAAGGCTGGTGGTGTCGTCAGCGGGAAGACGGAGCTCCTGAGGCCACCCGGGCATTTATATCCAGGTGGACCAGGAACTGGTCTAGGAATGGGTAGTCCAATGGCACCCCCGTTCTCAGCAAATCTACCACCGACACATGCACCACATCCACCGCCCCATCCAGTTACATTTCTTTCAAATCCTGGCTCTCACATGG GAGCGGGGATGTCGCCTTTCGGAAGGTATCCGACAACGTTCGGTGCACCTAATCCAAACTTCCCTGGACTGTCAGGATTTCCACCTCCCCCGCGAGAGATGTCGTCGCTGGGAGGTTTGGGATCCGTTCACGACCCGTGGCGAGG GTTACAACGCACGAATCCTGGATATCCTCCAACGACAGTGTCGTGGAATTTGAAGCCAGAACCTCCTGTGATAGACAGACGAGCTGAGATAGAAGAAAGAGAACGTGAAAGGGAACGTGAACGGGAGCGGGAACGCGAACGTGAAAGAGTACGACGAGAGCGGGAGAGGGAGGAGCAACGCGAGCGGGAGAGGCGAGAGCGTGAGAAGGAGGAAAAGCGAAAACAGGAAGCGGCTGAGCGTGAGAGGGAGCGTGAAAGGAGAGACAAAGAGCGGAGAGAAAtggaaagaagagaaatggaGCGAGAACGATTGCTTCATCACAGTCGCATGCCGGTAAACAGCGGCAGAGATCGTTCACCTCTGCGAAATGGCTCGACTCCGATCGACGCGAGCGAAGTGAGGGTGAAGGAAGAACCACGCAGCAAAGACGACGACGTCGTTATGCTTTCCAGGCCACCTCCCCAAGGACCCGGCCATCTTTCCGACGCGAGGTATCATCCGCATCCTCATTCACATTCGCATCCGCACTCGTACCTTGCCAGGCATTCTCACAGCATGCCTCATTCTTTGTCCCGAACTATGATGCCGACGCTAACTTCTCATCCGATGCAACATTTTCCACCACCTCCGAGTGCAACGCAGGGTGCACCGTGGCCCGGTGATCCGTTTAGAGATCCGTATCGGTATGATCCTTTGCAGCAGCTTCGTTACAATCCACTGATGGCCGCTGCTGCGCTTAGAgctgaagaagaagagagggCGAAACTTTATGCAGGTTACGCTCCCCCAGTGAATCCTATGCGAAGCAAAGGTCCGAGTCCAGGTCCACTGAGTAATCTTCACATGCATCACAGAGCTGGTCCTGGACCAGGAGTATCTGTCCGACCTTTAGAGCCGTCACTTATGCATAATGATATTCATAAAAAAGAAGATGCTTCACAGTCTCGATGA